From one Malus sylvestris chromosome 1, drMalSylv7.2, whole genome shotgun sequence genomic stretch:
- the LOC126633002 gene encoding zinc finger protein STOP1 homolog, whose product MSFPGQPFLTPPENLVQSTNEDPAAPLRNLSMVRTRMDSLQSFLTESIHANALISKDQMDMVSTGIASAIHEIISNGAALLAFSQNSIPSSDPTRTHSAKIEASEVKKEIEVNDCGKYDADGGEIVEVDAMELLAEHIHYCEICGKGFKRDANLRMHMRAHGNRFKTPEALTKPDKTPAELSRNSRFSCPYVGCNRNKAHGKFRPLKSVICVKNHFKRSHCPKMYSCNRCNKRSFSVVADLKSHLKHCGEARWRCTCGTSFSRKSKLFGHMALFEGHMPAVEDEKSGGGSKVVTAMEQDEEEEEEEQEGMTTSAKGIPNIHEDIEFSDGFLDGFGSIDDYFWQDMLTDL is encoded by the coding sequence ATGTCGTTTCCAGGTCAACCTTTTCTTACTCCGCCGGAGAACCTCGTCCAGTCTACGAATGAGGATCCAGCAGCCCCGCTCCGGAATCTCTCGATGGTCCGAACAAGAATGGATTCGCTGCAAAGCTTCCTCACCGAATCAATCCATGCCAACGCTCTAATCAGCAAGGACCAGATGGACATGGTTTCCACTGGCATCGCTTCCGCCATCCACGAAATCATCTCAAACGGCGCCGCTCTGTTGGCTTTCTCTCAGAACTCGATACCCTCATCGGACCCGACCCGAACACACTCCGCTAAAATCGAGGCTTCCGAGGTCAAGAAAGAGATAGAAGTGAACGATTGTGGAAAGTATGACGCAGACGGCGGCGAGATTGTGGAGGTGGACGCGATGGAGCTGCTGGCTGAGCACATCCATTACTGCGAGATTTGCGGGAAGGGTTTCAAGCGAGATGCGAATTTGAGAATGCACATGCGGGCCCACGGGAACCGGTTCAAGACCCCCGAGGCGTTGACTAAACCGGATAAGACCCCGGCCGAGTTGAGCAGGAATTCCCGGTTCTCGTGCCCGTACGTCGGGTGCAACCGGAACAAGGCGCACGGGAAGTTCCGGCCGTTGAAGTCGGTGATTTGCGTGAAGAATCATTTCAAGAGGAGCCACTGCCCAAAAATGTACTCGTGCAACCGGTGCAACAAAAGGAGCTTCTCCGTGGTGGCGGATTTGAAGAGCCACTTGAAGCACTGCGGCGAGGCTAGGTGGCGGTGCACGTGCGGCACGAGCTTCTCGAGGAAGAGCAAGCTGTTCGGGCACATGGCGCTGTTCGAAGGGCACATGCCGGCGGTTGAGGACGAGAAGAGTGGTGGTGGGAGTAAGGTTGTGACAGCTATGGAGcaggatgaggaggaggaggaggaggagcaggAGGGCATGACAACGTCGGCGAAGGGAATTCCGAATATACACGAGGATATTGAGTTTTCTGATGGGTTTCTTGATGGGTTTGGGTCGATTGATGACTATTTTTGGCAGGATATGTTGACTGATTTGTAA